Sequence from the Sphingobacteriaceae bacterium GW460-11-11-14-LB5 genome:
ACGTTATTGTGTTTTACAAAAAGTACACGGTAAATTTCCTGAATCTCGTCAATCTGCTCGTTGGTAAAACCTCTTCTGCGTAAACCTACAGAGTTAATACCCGCATAAGAAAGTGGCTCGCGGGCCGCTTTAACATAAGGAGGGACGTCTTTACGCACCAATGAACCACCGGTTACAAAAGCATAAGAACCCACTTTAACAAATTGATGTATAGCCACCAAGCCTGCCAAAACTACATTGTTTCCAATGGTAATGTGGCCAGCTAATGTGGTGCTGTTGGAGAAAATACAATTATTGCCAACCTCACAATCGTGCGCGATGTGCGAATACGCCTGAATTAAACAATTGCTACCGATAGTGGTTTTCCATTTGTCTTTAGTACCACGGTTAATGGTAACACACTCACGTATGGTGGTATTGTCGCCAATTTCTGCAGTCGTAATTTCGCCTGCAAATTTTAAATCCTGCGGTTCGCCAGAAATAACAGCACCAGGAAATATTCGGCAGTTTTTACCGATACGTGCGCCATCCATAATGGTCACGTTCGATCCGATCCATGTTCCCTCTCCAATTACAACGTCTTTATGTATCACTACAAAGGGTTCAATTACCACGTTTTCGGCAATTTTTGCCTGAGGATGTATATATGCTAAAGGTTGTATCATTATTGAGCGGGTTCTGCTTGTTTAACTTTTGAGATTTGAGCCATCATTTCGGCTTCGACAACGATTTTTTCGCCAACCATACCCACACCTTTCATCTGGGCAATGCCCCTTCTGATGGGTTCCAGTAAATCGCAGCGGAAAACAATAGTATCGCCAGGCAAAACCTGAGCTCTAAAGCGTACGTTATCTATTTTTAAGAAATAGGTTAAATAATTTCTAGGATCTGGAACGGTGCTTAACACTAAAATACCACCAACTTGAGCCATAGCCTCAATTTGAATTACACCAGGAAAAACCGGTGCACCAGGAAAGTGACCTTTAAAAAACTCCTCATTCATGGTTACGTTTTTGACGCCCACCACGTGGTTTTTTGAAAGTTCTAATATTTTATCAACAAATAAAAATGGTTGGCGGTGAGGCAAAATATCCATAATCTGAACTACGTCATATAATGGTTTTGCACTGGGATCGTAAACCTTTTGTATTTTTTTGTTTTTCTCTTTTTTAATGGCTGCTTTAATCTTTTTTGCAAAAGCAACGTTTGCTGCGTGACCTGGACGGGCCGCCATAATATGGCCTTTTAAATGCATCCCAACCAAAGCCAAATCGCCAATCATATCCAATAATTTATGACGGGCAGGTTCGTTTTGATAACGCAGTTCCATGTTATTTAAAATCCCCTGAGGGGCAACATCGATATCTTTACGGTTAAATAATTTAGCCAGGTGGCTTAATTCATCCTTCGTAACTTCTTTATCTACAATTACAATGGCGTTATTTAAATCGCCACCCTTAATTAAATTGTGAGATAATTGGTATTCCAGTTCGTGTAAGAAACAGAAAGTACGGCAAGAAGCAATTTCTTTCTTAAACTCTGCAATGGTATTAATGCCGGCATGCTGGCTGCCCAAAACAGGAGAATTATAATCAATCATACACGTAAAACGATAATCGTCTAACGGCATGGCTACAATTTCTACTTTTCTATCTTCTTCGGTATAGGTAATGTTATGTGGAATGGTGAAATACTCGCGATCTGCATTTTGCTCAACTGTACCTACTTCTTCCAGCAAATCAACAAACTGGATAGAGCTGCCATCCATAATGGGTGTTTCTGGTCCGTCTAATTTAATGAGCACGTTATCAAGGTCCATACCAATCAAAGATGCCATTACGTGTTCTACAGTACTTACGCTGGCTCCATTTTGGGTTAGCGTAGTACCTCTTGAGGTATCTGTAACGTTATCTGCATCGGCTTCGATAATCGGGTGGCCATCTAAATCAATACGCTGAAATTTAAAGCCATGATTTTCGGGGGCCGGGCAAA
This genomic interval carries:
- a CDS encoding UDP-3-O-[3-hydroxymyristoyl] N-acetylglucosamine deacetylase (catalyzes the zinc dependent deacetylation of UDP-(3-O-acyl)-N-acetylglucosamine to UDP-3-O-(3-hydroxytetradecanoyl)-glucosamine in the second step of lipid A biosynthesis and catalyzes the dehydration of beta-hydroxyacyl-ACP to trans-2-acyl-ACP in fatty acid biosynthesis), encoding MNVRQKTIKQEISASGVGLHTGANVTLTFCPAPENHGFKFQRIDLDGHPIIEADADNVTDTSRGTTLTQNGASVSTVEHVMASLIGMDLDNVLIKLDGPETPIMDGSSIQFVDLLEEVGTVEQNADREYFTIPHNITYTEEDRKVEIVAMPLDDYRFTCMIDYNSPVLGSQHAGINTIAEFKKEIASCRTFCFLHELEYQLSHNLIKGGDLNNAIVIVDKEVTKDELSHLAKLFNRKDIDVAPQGILNNMELRYQNEPARHKLLDMIGDLALVGMHLKGHIMAARPGHAANVAFAKKIKAAIKKEKNKKIQKVYDPSAKPLYDVVQIMDILPHRQPFLFVDKILELSKNHVVGVKNVTMNEEFFKGHFPGAPVFPGVIQIEAMAQVGGILVLSTVPDPRNYLTYFLKIDNVRFRAQVLPGDTIVFRCDLLEPIRRGIAQMKGVGMVGEKIVVEAEMMAQISKVKQAEPAQ
- a CDS encoding acyl-[acyl-carrier-protein]--UDP-N-acetylglucosamine O-acyltransferase encodes the protein MIQPLAYIHPQAKIAENVVIEPFVVIHKDVVIGEGTWIGSNVTIMDGARIGKNCRIFPGAVISGEPQDLKFAGEITTAEIGDNTTIRECVTINRGTKDKWKTTIGSNCLIQAYSHIAHDCEVGNNCIFSNSTTLAGHITIGNNVVLAGLVAIHQFVKVGSYAFVTGGSLVRKDVPPYVKAAREPLSYAGINSVGLRRRGFTNEQIDEIQEIYRVLFVKHNNVTKALDMIEAEFKPTEIRDEIVDFIRNSNRGVMKGFGMGS